In one Streptomyces sp. T12 genomic region, the following are encoded:
- a CDS encoding carbohydrate ABC transporter permease, which translates to MDQRSALDKAPVPAPPGAGAPRPGASPAPPAPGLLRRVLRRVTPGPTADAGGAALYRRWWLPWLWMLPAIVGTTVFGVFPFLNTILVSFTDAKPLGGAYDLVGLDNYRRMLSDSDFWLATRNSLLYALIVVPLMVLLPLLLAILVEKNLPGIGFFRSAFYTPVLASSVVVGLSWQWLLSDQGLVNTWLQKAHIIRDAIPFLSDSWLILLSAMGLTLWKGLGWYMIFYLAALGNVPKELHEAAAVDGAGAVRRFWHVTVPGVRTSMMLVGTLTGIGSLRVFTEIYMLGGATGGPGGADRTLPFYIRDVGLDPLTGNAGYGAAVSVALFALTLGLTLLAQRLTKEDEA; encoded by the coding sequence ATGGATCAGCGCTCCGCACTGGACAAGGCGCCCGTCCCCGCTCCCCCGGGGGCGGGCGCCCCGCGCCCCGGCGCCTCCCCCGCGCCGCCTGCGCCGGGGCTGCTGCGTCGCGTCCTGCGCCGCGTGACGCCCGGCCCGACGGCGGACGCGGGGGGCGCGGCGCTCTACCGCCGCTGGTGGCTGCCCTGGCTGTGGATGCTCCCGGCGATCGTCGGCACGACGGTGTTCGGGGTGTTCCCGTTCCTCAACACGATCCTGGTGTCCTTCACCGACGCCAAGCCGCTGGGCGGCGCGTACGACCTGGTGGGCCTGGACAACTACCGCCGGATGCTCTCCGACTCCGACTTCTGGCTGGCCACCCGCAACAGCCTGCTGTACGCGCTGATCGTGGTCCCGCTGATGGTGCTGCTGCCGCTGCTGCTCGCCATCCTGGTCGAGAAGAACCTCCCGGGCATCGGCTTCTTCCGCTCCGCCTTCTACACCCCCGTCCTCGCCTCCAGCGTGGTCGTGGGCCTGAGCTGGCAGTGGCTGCTGAGCGACCAGGGCCTGGTCAACACCTGGCTGCAGAAGGCACACATCATCCGGGACGCCATCCCCTTCCTGTCCGACTCCTGGCTGATCCTGCTGTCGGCGATGGGCCTGACGCTGTGGAAGGGCCTCGGCTGGTACATGATCTTCTACCTGGCCGCGCTCGGGAACGTCCCCAAGGAACTGCACGAGGCGGCCGCCGTGGACGGCGCCGGCGCGGTCCGCCGCTTCTGGCACGTCACCGTGCCCGGCGTACGCACGTCGATGATGCTGGTCGGCACCCTCACCGGCATCGGCTCGCTGCGCGTCTTCACCGAGATCTACATGCTCGGCGGCGCCACCGGCGGCCCGGGCGGCGCCGACCGTACGCTCCCCTTCTACATCCGGGACGTCGGCCTCGACCCGCTCACCGGCAACGCCGGCTACGGCGCGGCGGTCAGCGTCGCCCTGTTCGCACTCACCCTGGGCCTCACGCTGCTCGCCCAGCGCCTGACGAAGGAGGACGAGGCATGA
- a CDS encoding extracellular solute-binding protein yields the protein MRASRLPGSLACFLALALAAAGCGLSGGSDDGEATAGGCKVDKANVGSGALSGDVKGDITFQTTNLKKDFGDYFNGVIAAFEKQHPDTKVKWIDDPGDATFTQRLVADAQGCTLPDVVNINVNTAVALTKNGYLLNLDDKAPDAGKPFSESMWKSSTYAQADGTEVHSVLPWYSGGIVQTFNTDLVKKAGLDPAKPPTTVLGLFDDAEKIAKASDGKYFAFLANPQLRIPADWQQMDIKVLSEDGKKFTFADDPKTVQWVEGMTRLYKAGAMPRDSLSSTQDPANVYGQGKLVYGPTNPNFLRFIQQNNPTVYKKTGVAPFTLDALGHTVGAPQYIGVASTSKHAATALAFAQFLTNAENQLAWAKDPNVVIFPSTTASLDDPFFQSVKGTDPFAEARKIVASDRKTATADEIALTPGELNAIVAQIQLAMQGKKSAQDALNEAQSKANELIEQGS from the coding sequence ATGCGCGCAAGCAGACTTCCCGGATCCCTGGCATGTTTCCTCGCCCTGGCACTCGCGGCCGCCGGCTGCGGCCTCTCCGGCGGCTCCGACGACGGCGAGGCCACGGCCGGCGGCTGCAAGGTCGACAAGGCGAACGTCGGGTCCGGTGCGCTCTCCGGGGACGTCAAGGGCGACATCACCTTCCAGACGACCAACCTGAAGAAAGACTTCGGCGACTACTTCAACGGCGTCATCGCCGCCTTCGAGAAGCAGCACCCGGACACGAAGGTCAAGTGGATCGACGACCCCGGCGACGCCACCTTCACCCAGCGCCTGGTCGCCGACGCGCAGGGCTGCACGCTGCCGGACGTGGTGAACATCAACGTCAACACGGCGGTGGCGCTGACGAAGAACGGCTATCTGCTGAACCTCGACGACAAGGCCCCGGACGCGGGCAAGCCGTTCAGCGAGTCGATGTGGAAGTCGAGCACCTACGCCCAGGCCGACGGCACCGAGGTGCACAGCGTGCTGCCCTGGTACTCCGGCGGCATCGTGCAGACCTTCAACACCGACCTGGTGAAGAAGGCGGGCCTGGATCCGGCCAAACCTCCGACGACCGTCCTCGGGCTGTTCGACGACGCCGAGAAGATCGCCAAGGCCTCCGACGGCAAGTACTTCGCCTTCCTCGCCAACCCCCAACTCCGCATCCCCGCCGACTGGCAGCAGATGGACATCAAGGTGCTGTCCGAGGACGGCAAGAAGTTCACCTTCGCCGACGACCCGAAGACCGTGCAGTGGGTCGAGGGCATGACGAGGCTCTACAAGGCGGGTGCGATGCCGAGGGACTCCCTCTCCTCCACCCAGGACCCGGCCAACGTCTACGGCCAGGGCAAGCTCGTCTACGGCCCGACCAACCCCAACTTCCTGCGCTTCATCCAGCAGAACAACCCGACCGTCTACAAGAAGACGGGCGTCGCCCCCTTCACGCTGGACGCCCTCGGCCACACCGTCGGAGCCCCGCAGTACATCGGCGTCGCCTCCACCAGCAAGCACGCGGCGACCGCACTGGCCTTCGCGCAGTTCCTGACCAACGCCGAGAACCAGCTGGCGTGGGCGAAGGACCCGAACGTCGTCATCTTCCCCTCCACCACCGCCTCGCTGGACGACCCGTTCTTCCAGTCGGTCAAGGGCACCGACCCCTTCGCCGAGGCCCGCAAGATCGTCGCCAGTGACCGCAAGACCGCGACAGCCGACGAAATCGCCCTCACCCCGGGCGAGCTGAACGCGATCGTCGCCCAGATCCAGCTGGCCATGCAGGGCAAGAAGAGCGCCCAGGACGCGCTGAACGAAGCGCAGTCCAAGGCCAACGAGCTGATCGAGCAGGGCAGCTGA
- a CDS encoding carbohydrate ABC transporter permease, with the protein MTTASEGMTPAPPEVRRRRLLPRWRDYGRPRELVLRYALLVFVLFITVGPLVWQVLSSLKGAGEDVFGAGASLIPHHPTLRAYEQVFDQVPVWTYIRNSLFVAIISIASQLAFSTMAGYMLSKPGWKGRGLVWVLLMASMMFPFESIMVSLFLSVRDMGLVDNLVGVWLPGFVAAINVLIMRAAFLSVPREIEDAAMLDGAGEWKRFRHLYLPSAYGAILVVTINTFISAWDDFLWPLIVLRSEEQFTLTLGLARLQTSSFGYDQRLVMAGSVISVIPVLVLFVITQRWFYKGVSSGAVKL; encoded by the coding sequence ATGACGACCGCTTCCGAGGGCATGACGCCGGCGCCGCCCGAGGTGCGGCGCCGGCGCCTGCTGCCGCGCTGGCGCGACTACGGCCGTCCCCGCGAACTCGTCCTCCGCTACGCGCTGTTGGTCTTCGTCCTGTTCATCACCGTCGGCCCCCTGGTCTGGCAGGTGCTGTCGTCGCTCAAGGGTGCCGGCGAGGACGTCTTCGGCGCGGGCGCCTCCCTGATCCCGCACCACCCGACCCTGCGGGCCTACGAGCAGGTCTTCGACCAGGTGCCGGTGTGGACGTACATCAGGAACAGCCTGTTCGTCGCGATCATCTCGATCGCCAGCCAGCTCGCCTTCTCCACCATGGCCGGCTACATGCTCTCCAAGCCCGGCTGGAAGGGCCGGGGGCTGGTCTGGGTGCTGCTGATGGCGTCCATGATGTTCCCCTTCGAGTCGATCATGGTGTCGCTGTTCCTCAGCGTCCGTGACATGGGCCTGGTCGACAACCTCGTCGGCGTCTGGCTGCCCGGCTTCGTCGCCGCGATCAACGTCCTCATCATGCGGGCGGCGTTCCTGTCCGTCCCGCGCGAGATCGAGGACGCGGCGATGCTGGACGGGGCGGGCGAGTGGAAGCGATTCCGCCACCTCTACCTGCCCTCCGCCTACGGCGCGATCCTGGTCGTCACCATCAACACCTTCATCAGCGCCTGGGACGACTTCCTGTGGCCGCTGATCGTGCTGCGCTCCGAGGAGCAATTCACGCTGACGCTGGGTCTGGCCCGGCTGCAGACGTCGTCGTTCGGGTACGACCAGCGGCTGGTGATGGCGGGGTCGGTGATCTCGGTGATTCCGGTGCTGGTGCTGTTCGTGATCACGCAGCGGTGGTTCTACAAGGGAGTGTCCTCGGGGGCCGTGAAGCTCTGA